The window ATATCAAGCGCATGGCAGATTATTGGCGAACTTGCGAATCGCGAAGCCGTTCACTATAAAAGTAGCGGCGCATTGTAGCAAGCACCAATCCCGGGAAGGTATTGCCTCTTTTGTCTTCTTCACGCCGGTCGTTCTTAAAATCCCTGAGCCGGTCCGCTCTGGTTTTATCTCTGAGTGATGTTCTTTCGCTTGTAAGGCCGGGACCGCGCCTTTTCGCGCAAACGCAAAATCCCACCACCGCTAACGACGCGATTGGGGCCACGTTCACCGATGTCGGCCGCGAAGCCGGCCTCAACGTGAAGACAATTTACGGCGGCGAGCACAAGAACAAATATCTTCTCGAGACCACCGGCTGCGGTGTCGCCTTTTATGACTATGACAATGACGGCTGGCTGGACATTTTTCTGGTGAACGGCTGGCGCCTCGAAGGATTTCCCGCCGGCCAGGAGCCTACGTCGCATCTCTTCAAAAACAATCGCGACGGCACATTCACCGACGTGACCGAGAAGGCCGGACTCGTTCATCATGGCTGGGGACAGGGCGTTTGCATCGGTGATTACGACAATGACGGATTCGATGATCTGTTCGTCACCTACTTCGGCAAGAATGTGCTTTATCACAACAACGGCGACGGCACATTTACCGATGTAACCGATAAAGCCGGAGTCGGTGGAAACGGGAAACGCTGGAATACGGGTTGTGCCTTTGTCGACTACGACCGCGACGGCAAGCTCGATCTGTTCGTTGCCAATTACATCGATCTCGATCTTGCGACCGCCCCCGTTCCGGAGTCCGGTCCGTGTCTCTACAAGGGAATCATGGTAGCTTGCGGGCCGCCGGGACTGAAGGGCGGGAAAAATATTCTGTTTCACAATAACGGCGATGGCACCTTCACCGATGTTTCTGATTCAAGCGGGATTTTGAACGCGAATGGAACCTATGGCCTAGGCGTGCTTACTGCTGACTTCGACAATGACGGCTGGCCGGATATCTATGTCGCCAATGATTCCGCGCCCAGCGCGCTGTATCAGAACAAAAAAAACGGCAAGTTTGAAGATATTGCT of the Chitinivibrionales bacterium genome contains:
- a CDS encoding VCBS repeat-containing protein, whose product is MKTIYGGEHKNKYLLETTGCGVAFYDYDNDGWLDIFLVNGWRLEGFPAGQEPTSHLFKNNRDGTFTDVTEKAGLVHHGWGQGVCIGDYDNDGFDDLFVTYFGKNVLYHNNGDGTFTDVTDKAGVGGNGKRWNTGCAFVDYDRDGKLDLFVANYIDLDLATAPVPESGPCLYKGIMVACGPPGLKGGKNILFHNNGDGTFTDVSDSSGILNANGTYGLGVLTADFDNDGWPDIYVANDSAPSALYQNKKNGKFEDIA